In Thermoanaerobaculales bacterium, one DNA window encodes the following:
- a CDS encoding FAD-dependent oxidoreductase, which translates to MPHFKYMIVGAGMTGDAAVTGIREVDPSGSIALIGDETDRPYNRPPLSKALWKGEPLDSVWRSAGDRGAELLLGRRIVALDPAARKATDDHGAGYTYEKLLLATGGAPRRLPFGGDHVVYLRTLADYRRLRALADERRRFAVIGGGFIGAEIAAGLAMNAREVTVVFPEEGLGGRVFPRDLGRNLNGYYHEKGVRVLAEHAVVGVTPRGEGVALEVRPAGGGAVREILVDGVVAGIGIRPNVDLAAAAGLEVGDGILVDELLRTSHPDVFAAGDVASFPSPALGKRVRVEHEDNANTMGQAAGRSMAGAAEPYRHLPFFYSDLFDLGYEAVGETDARLEVVADWKTPYREGVLYYLEDDRVRGVLLWNVWGQVDAARRLIAEGRAFRPADLKGRLPAA; encoded by the coding sequence ATGCCGCACTTCAAGTACATGATCGTGGGCGCCGGGATGACCGGCGATGCAGCGGTGACCGGGATCCGCGAGGTCGATCCGAGCGGCTCGATCGCCCTGATCGGCGACGAGACCGACCGGCCGTACAACCGGCCGCCGCTGTCAAAGGCGCTGTGGAAGGGGGAGCCCCTGGACAGCGTCTGGCGGAGCGCGGGGGATCGCGGCGCCGAGCTCCTGCTCGGCCGGCGCATCGTCGCGCTGGATCCGGCGGCCAGGAAGGCGACCGACGACCACGGAGCCGGCTACACCTACGAGAAGCTGCTGCTGGCGACCGGTGGCGCCCCGCGCCGGCTCCCGTTCGGCGGCGACCACGTCGTCTACCTGCGGACGCTCGCGGACTACCGGCGGCTGCGCGCACTTGCCGACGAACGCCGGCGGTTCGCGGTCATCGGCGGCGGCTTCATCGGCGCCGAGATCGCCGCCGGCCTGGCCATGAATGCCAGGGAGGTCACGGTCGTCTTCCCTGAGGAAGGTCTCGGAGGCCGGGTCTTCCCGCGCGATCTCGGCCGCAACCTGAATGGCTACTACCATGAGAAGGGGGTTCGCGTTCTGGCGGAGCACGCCGTGGTGGGAGTGACGCCGCGCGGCGAAGGCGTGGCGCTCGAGGTGCGCCCGGCCGGCGGCGGCGCCGTGCGCGAGATTCTGGTGGACGGCGTGGTCGCCGGGATCGGGATCCGCCCGAACGTGGACCTGGCCGCGGCCGCCGGCCTGGAGGTTGGCGACGGGATACTCGTTGACGAGCTGCTGAGGACGTCGCATCCCGACGTCTTCGCGGCTGGGGACGTTGCCTCGTTCCCCAGCCCGGCACTCGGCAAGCGAGTCCGGGTCGAGCACGAGGACAACGCGAACACCATGGGCCAGGCTGCGGGGCGCTCCATGGCCGGCGCAGCCGAGCCGTACCGCCACCTGCCGTTCTTCTACTCGGACCTGTTCGATCTCGGTTACGAGGCGGTGGGAGAGACCGATGCCCGTCTCGAGGTGGTTGCTGACTGGAAGACGCCCTATCGCGAGGGCGTCCTCTACTATCTGGAGGACGACCGGGTCCGGGGCGTGCTGCTGTGGAACGTGTGGGGCCAGGTCGACGCGGCGCGCCGCCTGATCGCTGAAGGCAGGGCCTTCCGCCCGGCGGACCTGAAGGGGCGCCTGCCCGCGGCGTAG